The Streptomyces sp. DG1A-41 genomic sequence CATCCTGGACACCAGCGCCGGCCGCCCCGCCGAGGGCATCGCCGTCCAGCTCTCCGCCCGCAGCGGACGCGTGGCCCACTGGCAGGCGCTCGGCGGCTCAGCGACCGACGCGGACGGCCGGTGCAAGGACCTCCCGGCCCTGCCGGAGGGAACCACCCACGTACGGCTCGACTTCGCCGTGGAGCCGTACTTCGAGAAGAAGTCCGCGAACGACGCGAAAAGCCAAGCCGATGCGCAGCAGGACGCCCCCGCGAATCGGGACAGCGGCGCCGGTGTGTTCTTCCCGGAGGTGGCGATCACGTTCGCCGTCGTACCGGGCGAGCACTACCACGTACCGCTGCTGCTCAACCCGTTCGGCTACTCCGTATACCGAGGGAGCTAGCTACTCATGCCCACCATTCTGGGACAGAACCAGTACGGCAAGGCCGAGAACCGAGTCGTCAAGATCACGCGGGACGGCGCCACCCATCACATCAAGGACCTCAACGTCTCCGTGTCGCTGAGCGGCGACATGGACGAGGTCCACTACTCCGGCTCGAACGCCAACGTCCTCCCCACCGACACCACCAAGAACACGGTGTACGCGTTCGCCAAGGAACACGGCATCGAGTCCGCCGAGCAGTTCGGCATCCACCTCGCCCGCCACTTCGTCACCAGCCAGGAGCGGATCCACCGGGCCCGGATCCGCATCGAGGAGTACGCCTGGGAGCGGATCGAGACCTCCGAGGCCAACTCACGGTTCATCGGCGCCGACGAGGTCAAGCACTCCTTCGTCCGCAAGGGCCAGGAGGTCCGGCTGACCCAGATCACCTACGACGGCTCGTCGTGGGAGGTGATCTCGGGCCTGAAGGACCTCGTCGTGATGAACTCGACCAACTCCGAGTTCTGGGGCTACGTCAAGGACAAGTACACGACGCTGAAGGAGGCCTACGACCGCATCCTGGCCACCCAGGTCTCCGCCCGCTGGCGGTTCAACTGGACCGACGACGACCAGCGCGTGCCCCACTGGGAGAAGTCCTACGAGCAGACGAAGAAGCACATGCTCCAGGCCTTCGCCGAGACGTACTCGCTCTCGCTCCAGCAGACGCTGTACCAGATGGGCGCGCGGATCATCAACAACCGCAGCGAGATCGACGAGGTCCGCTTCTCCCTCCCGAACAAGCACCACTTCCTGGTCGACCTGGAGCCGTTCGGCCTCAAGAACGACAACGAGGTGTACTTCGCGGCCGACCGCCCCTACGGCCTGATCGAGGCGACGATCCTGCGGGACGGCTGCGAGGCGAAGATCCCCGTGGACCTCACCAACCTCTGACGTTCCCTCATTCGGCACCCGTGGCCGGGGAACCCTTCTCTTCGGCCACGGCACTCAAACCCCCAGGGTCCTGCCGTGCCCCCTCCACCTCAGCGCAAAGGACGAACCATGGCAGCAGCCCAGCGCATCGTCATCGAGAACTGTGCGATCGCGACCGTCGACGCCGACGACACCGAGTACGCCTCCGGGCACGTCGTCCTCGCCGGCAACCGCATCGAGTCGGTCGGCGCGGGCAAATCCCCCGAGCACCTGGAGAACGTCGTACGCCGTATCGACGCCTCCGGTCACCTCGTCACCCCCGGACTGATCAACACCCACCACCACTTCTACCAGTGGATCACCCGGGGCCTGGCCACGGACCACAACCTCTTCGACTGGCTGGTCGCGCTGTATCCCGTCTGGGCGCGCATCGACGAGCCGATGGTGCGCGCGGCGGCCCAGGGCTCGCTCGCGATGATGGCCCGCGGCGGCGTCACCACCGCCATGGACCACCACTACGTCTTCCCGCACGGCTCCGGCGACCTGTCGGGCGCGATCATCGGCGCCGCCCGCGACATGGGCGTCCGCTTCACCCTCGCCCGCGGCTCCATGGACCGCAGCGAGAAGGACGGCGGCCTGCCCCCGGACTTCGCCGTCGAGACCCTGGACGGCGCGCTCGCGGCGACCGAGGACACGGTCCGCCGGCACCACGACTTCTCCTTCGACGCCATGACCCAGGTAGCCGTCGCGCCCTGCTCGCCTTTCTCCGTCTCCACCGAACTGCTGCGGGACGGCGCCCAGCTCGCCCGCCGCCTCGGCGTACGGCTGCACACCCACGGCTCGGAGACCGTGGAGGAGGAGAAGTTCTGCCACGAACTGTTCGGCATGGGCCCGACCGACTACTTCGAGTCCACCGGCTGGCTCGGCGAGGACGTGTGGATGGCGCACTGCGTCCACATGAACGACTCCGACATCGCCGCCTTCGCCCGGACCAAGACCGGCGTCGCGCACTGCCCGTCGTCCAACGCCCGCCTCGCGGCCGGTATCGCCCGCGTCCCCGACATGCTCGCGGCCGGCGTCCCGGTCGGCCTCGGCGTCGACGGCACCGCGTCCAACGAGTCCGGCGAACTCCACACCGAGCTGCGCAACGCCCTCCTCATCAACCGCCTCGGCGCGCACAAGGAGGCCGCCCTGAACGCCCGCCAGGCCCTGCGCCTGGGCACCTACGGCGGCGCCCAGGTGCTGGGCCGGGCGGCGGAGACCGGCTCCCTGGAGCCGGGCAAGCTCGCCGACCTGGTCCTGTGGCGGCTGGACACGCTCGCCCACGCCTCCATCGCCGACCCGGTGACCGCCCTGGTATTCGGCGCGGCGGCCCCGGTGACCGCCTCCTTCGTGAACGGCCGGCAGATCGTCGAGGACGGGCGGCTGCTCACGGCCGACGAGGACGCCATCGCCCGCTCGACGCGGGACGAGGCCCGGCGGCTGGCGAGGATCGCCGCGCAGGGCTGAACACCCGGATGACTCCGGCCGGGAGGGACGGCTCCCGGCCGGTGGCCGCGGACCCGAGCGGGGTCCACGGCGGCTGTCTCCGGGGCGCTCGTGTACGCGTGCGCCCCGGAACGGCCACCCCCCGTCACCTGCATGCCCGGTCCCTCCCCCAAGCTCTCGGCTTCGCTCGAGCAGGGAGGTACCCCCATGACCACCAGCACCACCTCCTTGACACCCACGGCCGTCATATGACGAAGCCGTGTAACCGACCGGAGGGAAACCGCCGTGGCCGACCACCCCGTTGACGAAAAACTCCCCGCGCTCAAGATGGCGACGACCGGCCTCCAGCATGTGGCCGCCATGTACGCGGGAGTCGTCGCCCCACCCCTGATCGTCGGCGCGGCCATCGGCCTCTCCGCCACCGACCTGACCTTCCTCACCGGCGCCTGCCTGTTCACCGCGGGCCTCGCCACGCTCCTCCAGACCCTCGGCATATGGAAGATCGGCGCCCGGCTGCCGTTCGTCAACGGCGTCACCTTCGCCGGTGTCGCCCCGATGACCGCGATCGTCGCCTCCACCGAGGACAAGTCCGACGCCCTGCCGGTCATCTTCGGCGCGGTCATCGTCGCCGGACTCCTCGGCTTCATAGCCGCCCCCGTCTTCTGCAAGGCGGTCCGCTTCTTCCCGCCGGTGGTGACGGGCACGGTCATCACCCTGATCGGCATCTCCCTGCTCCCGGTCGCCTTCGGCTGGGCGCAGGGCCCCGACCCGGCGGCGCACGACTACGGTTCGGCGACCAACCTGGGGCTGGCCGCCGGCACCCTCGTCATCGTCCTGCTGCTGCGGCGCTTCACCCGGGGCTTCGTCAAGCAGATCGCGGTGCTGCTCGGCCTGGTCGCGGGCACACTGATCGCGATTCCGTTCGGCGCCACGGACTTCGGCCCGGTCGCGGACGCGGCGGTCATCGGCTTCCCCACCCCCTTCCACTTCGGCGCGCCGCAGTTCCAGCTCGCCGCCATCATCTCCCTGTGCGTGGTGATGGTGGTCTCGATGACCGAGTCGACCGCCGACATGCTGGCATTGGGTGAGATCGTCGACCGCCCGGCCGACGAGAAGACCATCGCGGCCGGCCTGCGCGCCGACACCCTCGGCTCGGCGATCAGCCCGCTCTTCAACGGCTTCATGTGCAGCGCCTTCGCCCAGAACATCGGCCTGGTCGCGATGACGAAGATCCGCAGCCGGTACGTCGTCGCAACTGGCGGCGGATTCCTGGTGCTGATGGGCCTGTGTCCGACGGCCGCCTCGCTCATCGCCGTCGTCCCGCGCCCGGTGCTCGGCGGGGCGGGCGTGGTCCTGTTCGGCTCCGTCGCGGCCAGCGGCATCCAGACCCTGGTCCGGGCCGGCCTGGACAAGGACAACAACGTCCTGATCGTGGCCGTCTCCCTGGCCGTCGGCATCATCCCCATCACGGCGCCGGAGTTCTACCACGCCTTCCCGGAGACGGCGCGGATCGTCCTGGACTCGGGCATCTCGACTGGCTGCGTGGCGGCGGTCCTGCTGAACCTGGTCTTCAACCACCTGGGCCGACGCGACCGGGACGCCCAGGACGTCACCCACCCGATGGAGGCGGGCGAGGAGATCACGGGCGTCCCCAGGACCCCGGCCGCACCGTGAGACCGGCGGACACAGCTCCGGACTCCACTCCGGCAGAGAGGTCGGCCGGTGGCCGTCAAGGGTGCCGGCTCCTGCTCGCCGGTGCCGACAGCCACCGCCGGCCTCGGTACCGGTCGGCGGCCGGATCTGCGTCAAGCACCGCTCCGGGGACTTCGCCCTGCTCGTGCCTCACCACAGTGGCACCTGAGGGGCGGCGGGCGCGAGGTCCCGCCGCCCCGCCCTTCCGGGCCCTCTCTCAGGCGCGCCGCTCCCGCAGCACCGCCGCCGCCAGCACCAGCGCCCCGGCCGCGATCACCGTCGCCACCCGGAACGCGAGCTGGTAGCCCTCCGCCGTGGCCGCCACCAGCTCCGTGCCCCGGTCGAGCAGGCCGTCGGTGTGCCAGCCCGCCAGCACCGACAGCACCGCCAGACCCAGCGAACCGCCCACCACCTGCGTGGTGTTGAAGAGCCCGGACGCCAGCCCCGCGTCCTCCTCGCGGGCCCCGGACATCGCGAGCCCGGTCAGCGCGGGCATCGCGGCGGCGAAGCCGGTGGCGAGCAGGAGCAGCGGCGGCAGCACGTCGGTGACGTACCGGCCGTCG encodes the following:
- the uraH gene encoding hydroxyisourate hydrolase, translating into MSTSATASVSTHILDTSAGRPAEGIAVQLSARSGRVAHWQALGGSATDADGRCKDLPALPEGTTHVRLDFAVEPYFEKKSANDAKSQADAQQDAPANRDSGAGVFFPEVAITFAVVPGEHYHVPLLLNPFGYSVYRGS
- the pucL gene encoding factor-independent urate hydroxylase is translated as MPTILGQNQYGKAENRVVKITRDGATHHIKDLNVSVSLSGDMDEVHYSGSNANVLPTDTTKNTVYAFAKEHGIESAEQFGIHLARHFVTSQERIHRARIRIEEYAWERIETSEANSRFIGADEVKHSFVRKGQEVRLTQITYDGSSWEVISGLKDLVVMNSTNSEFWGYVKDKYTTLKEAYDRILATQVSARWRFNWTDDDQRVPHWEKSYEQTKKHMLQAFAETYSLSLQQTLYQMGARIINNRSEIDEVRFSLPNKHHFLVDLEPFGLKNDNEVYFAADRPYGLIEATILRDGCEAKIPVDLTNL
- a CDS encoding 8-oxoguanine deaminase, which translates into the protein MAAAQRIVIENCAIATVDADDTEYASGHVVLAGNRIESVGAGKSPEHLENVVRRIDASGHLVTPGLINTHHHFYQWITRGLATDHNLFDWLVALYPVWARIDEPMVRAAAQGSLAMMARGGVTTAMDHHYVFPHGSGDLSGAIIGAARDMGVRFTLARGSMDRSEKDGGLPPDFAVETLDGALAATEDTVRRHHDFSFDAMTQVAVAPCSPFSVSTELLRDGAQLARRLGVRLHTHGSETVEEEKFCHELFGMGPTDYFESTGWLGEDVWMAHCVHMNDSDIAAFARTKTGVAHCPSSNARLAAGIARVPDMLAAGVPVGLGVDGTASNESGELHTELRNALLINRLGAHKEAALNARQALRLGTYGGAQVLGRAAETGSLEPGKLADLVLWRLDTLAHASIADPVTALVFGAAAPVTASFVNGRQIVEDGRLLTADEDAIARSTRDEARRLARIAAQG
- a CDS encoding nucleobase:cation symporter-2 family protein, encoding MADHPVDEKLPALKMATTGLQHVAAMYAGVVAPPLIVGAAIGLSATDLTFLTGACLFTAGLATLLQTLGIWKIGARLPFVNGVTFAGVAPMTAIVASTEDKSDALPVIFGAVIVAGLLGFIAAPVFCKAVRFFPPVVTGTVITLIGISLLPVAFGWAQGPDPAAHDYGSATNLGLAAGTLVIVLLLRRFTRGFVKQIAVLLGLVAGTLIAIPFGATDFGPVADAAVIGFPTPFHFGAPQFQLAAIISLCVVMVVSMTESTADMLALGEIVDRPADEKTIAAGLRADTLGSAISPLFNGFMCSAFAQNIGLVAMTKIRSRYVVATGGGFLVLMGLCPTAASLIAVVPRPVLGGAGVVLFGSVAASGIQTLVRAGLDKDNNVLIVAVSLAVGIIPITAPEFYHAFPETARIVLDSGISTGCVAAVLLNLVFNHLGRRDRDAQDVTHPMEAGEEITGVPRTPAAP